One window of the Pieris brassicae chromosome Z, ilPieBrab1.1, whole genome shotgun sequence genome contains the following:
- the LOC123718851 gene encoding probable cytochrome P450 305a1, which translates to MFATLVAVLVITIFGYIINTISKPRNFPPGPKWYPFVGSSAVVQKTTMQYGSQWKAFSNLAKEYSTKALGLKLGSEQVVVVFGEKNIRQVFTEKEFEGRPDSFFIRLRCLGKRLGITFVDGPMWREHRQFTVKHLKNVGFGKTAMEKEIQNELANILEYIEKNRKSPINPKLILAMSVMNILWKFTAGERIEQERLSYILELFTKRSKAFSIAGGWLNLWPWIRFIIPDLSGYNLIKNLNQQISDIIKDAIIKHKNGTVQGSDFIYTFLQEMKENNNNFFHEEQLNTICLDILIAGSQTTSNVVEFAILCLIRYKAIQEKVYHEIKSTIGDNEPNWTDSNRLLYTMAFLLEVQRFYTIVPLAGPRRVLQDTTIDNYYIPKNTTVLLAVGDVHFDTEIWDEPHKFIPERFLDSNGNLIKTDHFYPFGMGRRRCPGDSLAKSFIFITFVGIVQKYKVESTNGVLPPEEPIIGLISGARPFTVEFIPRS; encoded by the exons GTCCAAAATGGTACCCATTCGTCGGATCGAGCGCGGTAGTCCAAAAAACGACAATGCAATACGGCTCACAGTGGAAGGCATTCTCAAATTTGGCGAAAGAATACTCGACAAAGGCACTTGGACTTAAGCTTGGCTCGGAGCAAGTTGTTGTTGTGTTTGGAGAAAAGAACATACGCCAAGTGTTCACTGAAAAGGAATTTGAAGGCCGTCCAGACAGCTTTTTCATCAGGCTGAGGTGTCTCGGAAAACGACTGG gTATAACCTTTGTCGATGGACCTATGTGGCGGGAACACCGACAATTCACAGTGAAGCATTTGAAAAACGTCGGATTTGGTAAAACTGCGATGGAGAAAGAAATTCAAAACGAGCTTGCGAATATTCTAGAGTATATTGAGAAGAACAGAAAATCACCAATTAATCCGAAACTCATTCTCGCGATGTCAGTGATGAATATTTTGTGGAAATTTACAGCTG gtgAACGCATAGAACAGGAGCGACTTAGTTACATTTTAGAATTGTTTACAAAACGTTCGAAGGCCTTCTCGATAGCTGGTGGCTGGCTTAACCTTTGGCCCTGGATACGATTCATTATTCCAGACTTGAGTGgctataacttaataaaaaatttaaatcaacaGATAAGCGATATTATTAAG gACGCCATCATCAAACATAAAAATGGAACTGTACAAGGCAGCGATTTTATATACACATTTTTACAAGAGatgaaagaaaataacaacaatttttttcatg AGGAACAATTAAATACCATTTGTCTTGATATCTTAATAGCGGGCTCACAGACAACGAGTAATGTTGTAGAGTTTGCTATTTTGTGTCTTATACGATACAAGGCAATACAAGAGAAGGTTTATCATGAGATAAAGAGCACTATTGGTGACAATGAACCAAATTGGACTGATAGTAACAG ATTACTATATACCATGGCCTTCCTTCTAGAAGTCCAAAGGTTCTACACAATAGTACCATTAGCCGGTCCAAGAAGAGTGCTTCAAGATACAACTATAGATAACTATTATATTCCAAAAAATACCACGGTATTATTAGCAGTTGGTGATGTACACTTTGATACCGAGATATGGGATGAACCACACAAATTCATTCCTGAAAGATTTTTGGATTCTAACGGCAATTTGATTAAAACCGATCACTTTTATCCCTTTGGAATGg GTCGAAGGCGCTGTCCCGGCGATTCGTTAGcgaaatcatttattttcattacattCGTTGGAattgttcaaaaatataaGGTCGAAAGCACGAATGGTGTTTTACCTCCCGAAGAGCCAATTATCGGATTAATATCTGGAGCGAGACCGTTCACAGTAGAATTCATTCCACGGTCTTGA